In a genomic window of Strix aluco isolate bStrAlu1 chromosome 3, bStrAlu1.hap1, whole genome shotgun sequence:
- the LOC141920561 gene encoding cullin-9-like isoform X6 gives MPQSPLPSSCFPSVSAGTFPVMVNEKHNGNLLVHLGAKLQAYPEELLRQRRGHDGQPEYLIQWSIVSLEERAAGGSSGSSAETKLENISMWMSAEEVCASCPALLGKRRLEGQWAKEEKAASPFAADVPLDEASLLEMKADVRSLVQRAGRQMAESGAPESSILNTIHVLSAYASIGSLAGAFKETGALDLLMKMLCHKDKQIRRSAGKMLRALASHDAGSWAYVLLSLSQQDDIEQHMDFDSRYTLLELFAETTSSEEHCVSFEGIHLPQIPGKLLFVLVKRYLCVTSLMEKLSSGVEQEDCAVPSLPTEERSRVRQEFEFSMAMANLILELVHVMGWDHSHKPELLPQQELRPHTTQSIFQHRATSYNAAQAAPTPPPKEPSIFKTRSAFPSRSSYVEYVQANLVRGMRVRMLEDYEQVSAGDEGDFRQSNDGTPPVQVYWQALGCTYWVHWHMVEIIGPSGQEEPEGQEKVSTLARNHKPAAVAQPFFCKPSGGLYSLPYLGEQPRKAAEALSRAEWWELLFFVKKLEAQEQKEIACLIQQAQGEQLSEVDEEALIQLSVPAELAQKVLQVLEKRCQGSTRRDLCGSHVYAKYFLSRGAEQDVRGSAAVCSKGAGRRSAGPEAAMAKAAQEDLSTATVPPRAPAAVVKSDNQLFSELLEKEGLFFPEVTEEQIKVLGSSKGMSETGSLAKVAAVVDVIQSSSSEVGLRLAGLKHIMEILEEEPESEEQVSKAQGGLGTRSVGEKLVKVAVELLSAEVAEKALVVVTLRLLAMLMAKYDWRVAFATEGGVRAVLACMQQHAASALVQQAGLAALKVLVGAVASEPGGAGGKPSPLNHADAQMMREIFASIGSASSEGLASLLSVIPAAVSTLQRVPGGSSGVRNGLLVVNMLIDGHRGLAEQLAGRDLATVLQSCWWDGQSSSCPHAMLALGVINRLAEHRLPLGLETAGREAPLDLRDVRPLLSSVGDGTLSKDVVVALDRQLCSEGAVPSGEASQLLQDHRCFRLLLRSFELLGAEKAVSLSVLRILNKFLDAYQEGVLPWHECVEPCLSSLSAHSSDREVVQEAVGFLHRLATASKDCAVAMCRAGAREALSKALDKHSTALSLAPALLDLVTDCEKYASLYKKLTTSILSGCIQLVLGQIEEHRRSHRPISIPFFDVFLHNLCRGSSVEVKEDKCWEKVQVSSNPHRASKLTDRNPKTYWESNGSTGSHFITVHMQCGVVVREMSMLVASEDSSYMPARVVVLGGDSPAAIRTELNAVTILPSDSRVILLENMTRFWPVIQIRVKRCQQGGIDTRVRGIEVLGPKPTFWPIFKEQLCRRTFLSCTAQAHAWCQEICRDRGQLLQLFGRLNRALRHEQGFADRFLPDDEAARALGRTCWEALVTPLVQSITSPDPQGVSPLAWLLSEYLERVELPRHAPSRGTAFGSRVRRLTQLLVHVDPGSPKPEEARAAGRKEGKNKEVPTRAAKVAVEKPSGLWDISRCWRGVVQQQVWRFLEAAGQAPDLVERYCRLYQRLRGATEELFGQRAAFVLALGQGFAGALLQLPFLAALHVSEQFARYLDGQVQELHGTAGSAEPLQRLQQILEPFVVFSGLELAHTFEHFYRHYLGDRLLAQGPSWLEGAVVEQIGLCFPSRFPQEMLSNLAESEELQRQFYLFQLQEQDRRLLELDVGLDEAGGTASVADVPEVKVLALSPRCWPVSPFCYMDEPRRFFSVALSSPLDEFADFCRQSECGGSGRGSHQGVLGCAGSARQGWPPALVLTLALVGQSQQGWGCTKPRRLQWTWLGHAELHFGDCVLHVSTLQMYILLRFNSAEEVAVEALLQATGLPAELLHHALTPLTQGEGVLVRNCAPGAPGALRLNQAALARASGRHLRLLPRQRYLRAERAEVSALERKRNVLCCLITRILKVEKQLHTDNLVFRRGCAVLCPAPAEPGLSPAPGGEASSLGIHLC, from the exons ATGCCTCAGTCAcctctccccagctcctgcttccCCTCTGTCTCTGCAGGCACGTTTCCTGTCATGGTGAACGAGAAGCATAACGGCAACCTGCTTGTGCACCTGGGAGCCAAACTGCAGGCCTACCCGGAGGAGCTGCTCCGGCAGCGGCGAGGCCACGACGGCCAGCCCGAGTACCTGATCCAGTGGAGCATCGTCAGCTTGGAAGAGAGAGCAGCGGGAGGCAGCAGTGGCTCCTCTGCAGAGACCAAGCTGGAGAACATCTCGATGTGGATGTCTGCAGAAGAGGTCTGTGCCAGCTGCCCGGCGCTGCTGGGCAAGAGGAGGCTGGAAGGGCAGTGGGCGAAAGAGGAGAAGGCAGCCAGCCCGTTCGCTGCAGATGTCCCGCTGGATGAAGCCTCGCTGCTGGAGATGAAGGCTGATGTCAGGAGCCTGGTGCAGCGAGCCGGCCGGCAGATGGCCGAGAGTGGTGCCCCCGAGTCCTCCATCCTCAACACCATCCACGTGCTGAGCGCGTACGCCAGCATTGGCTCGCTGGCGGGTGCCTTCAAGGAGACGGGAGCCCTGGACTTGCTGATGAAGATGCTGTGCCACAAGGATAAGCAAATCCGCCGCAGCGCCGGCAAGATGCTGAGGGCCCTGGCTTCGCATGATGCAG ggagctgggccTATGTCCTGCTGTCCCTGAGCCAGCAGGATGACATTGAGCAGCACATGGACTTCGACAGTCGCTACACCTTGCTGGAGCTGTTTGCTGAGACAACATCCTCTGAAGAGCACTGCGTGTCCTTTGAGGGGATTCACCTTCCCCAG ATCCCCGGGAAGCTGCTGTTCGTCCTGGTGAAGCGCTACCTGTGTGTCACTTCTCTTATGGAAAAGCTCAGCAGTGGTGTGGAGCAGGAGGACTGCGCTGTGCCCAGCCTGCCCACTGAGGAGAGGAGCCGTGTGAGGCAGGAGTTTGAGTTCAGCATGGCTATGGCAAACCTCATCTTGGAGCTGGTGCACGTGATGGGCTGGGACCACAGCCACaagccagagctgctgccccagcaggaGCTGCGGCCTCACACCACCCAATCCATCTTCCAGCACAGGGCCACATCCTACAATGCTGCTCAAGCAGCCCCCACTCCCCCACCAAAAGAGCCCAGCATCTTCAAGACGCGCTCAGCCTTCCCAAGCCGCAGCAGCTATGTGGAGTACGTGCAGGCAAACCTGGTGCGTGGCATGCGGGTGCGCATGCTGGAGGACTACGAGCAAGTCAGCGCGGGTGACGAGGGTGACTTCCGCCAGAGCAACGACGGCACACCGCCCGTGCAG GTGTATTGGCAAGCCCTGGGCTGTACGTACTGGGTTCACTGGCACATGGTGGAGATCATTGGCCCTTCTGGGCAAGAGGAGCCTGAGGGCCAGGAGAAGGTGTCCACCCTGGCACGCAACCACAAACCAGCAGCAG TTGCGCAGCCGTTTTTCTGCAAGCCCTCTGGGGGGCTGTACTCTCTGCCTTACCTGGGAGAGCAGCCGAGAAAGGCTGCAGAGGCGCTGAGCCGTGCCGAGTGGTGGGAGCTGCTCTTCTTTGTGAAGAAGCTGGAAGCACAGGAGCAGAAGGAGATCGCCTGTCTCATCCAGCAGGCCCAGGGAGAGCAG CTGTCGGAGGTGGATGAAGAAGCCCTGATCCAGCTGTCGGTACCTGCAGAGCTGGCCCAGAAGGTGCTGCAGGTCTTGGAGAAGCGGTGCCAGGGCAGCACTCGCCGTGACCTGTGTGGCTCCCACGTCTACGCCAAATACTTCCTCAGCAGGGGGGCCGAGCAGGACGTCAGGGGGAGCGCCGCGGTGTGCTCGAAGGGTGCCGGCCGCAGGAGCGCTGGCCCTGAAGCCGCGATGGCCAAGGCAGCGCAGGAAGACCTTTCCACAGCCACAGTGCCGCCCCGAGCCCCCGCTGCAGTGGTGAAGTCGGATAACCAGCTGTTCAGCGAGCTCCTTGAGAAGGAAGGGCTGTTCTTCCCAGAGGTGACGGAGGAGCAGATCAAAG TGCTGGGCAGCTCCAAGGGGATGAGTGAGACGGGCTCGCTAGCCAAGGTTGCAGCTGTGGTGGACGTGatccagagcagcagctcagaggTGGGGCTGCGCTTAGCTGGGCTCAAGCACATCATGGAGATCCTGGAGGAGGAGCCTGAGTCCGAGGAGCAAGTCAGCAAAGCCCAGGGTGGGCTCGGGACCAGGAGTGTTGG GGAGAAGCTGGTGAAGGTGGCAGTGGAGCTGCTGAGCGCCGAGGTGGCAGAGAAGGCCCTGGTGGTGGTGACGCTGCGGCTGCTGGCCATGCTCATGGCGAAGTACGACTGGCGCGTGGCATTTGCCACGGAGGGTGGCGTGCGGGCTGTGCTGGCCTGCATGCAGCAGCACGCCGCCTCCGCCCTGGTGCAGCAGGCTGGCCTGGCA GCCCTGAAGGTGCTGGTGGGAGCTGTGGCCAGCGAGCCAGGAGGTGCCGGTGGGAAGCCCTCGCCCCTGAACCACGCCGATGCGCAGATGATGCGGGAGATCTTTGCCAGCATCGGCTCTGCCTCCAGCGAGGGCTTGGCGAGCCTGCTTAGTGTCATCCCTGCGGCCGTGAGCACCCTGCAGAGGGTCCCAGG GGGCTCGTCAGGCGTGCGGAACGGCTTGCTGGTGGTGAACATGCTGATCGACGGCCACCGGGGCCTGGCGGAGCAGCTGGCAGGCCGTGATCTCGCCacggtgctgcagagctgctggtgggATGGGCAAAGCTCCAGCTGCCCTCACGCGATGCTGGCCCTCGGTGTGATCAACCGCCTCGCGGAGCACCGGCTGCCCCTGGGCCTGGAGACGGCAG GCAGAGAGGCCCCGCTGGACCTGAGGGACGTGCGGCCGCTTCTGAGCAGCGTGGGGGATGGCACGTTGTCCAAGGACGTGGTGGTGGCCCTGGATCGGCAGCTCTGCAGTGAAGGTGCCGTCCCCTCTGGCGAGGcgtcccagctgctgcaggaccaCAGATGCTTCAGGCTGCTGCTGCGCAGCTTTGAGCTGCTGGGGGCGGAGAAGGCCGTGAGCCTGAGCGTCCTCAG GATCCTGAACAAGTTCCTGGACGCTTACCAGGAGGGTGTGCTGCCCTGGCACGAGTGTGTGGAGCCCTGTTTGTCCTCCCTGAGTGCCCACAGCAGCGACCGGGAG GTGGTGCAGGAGGCGGTTGGCTTCCTGCACCGCCTGGCCACCGCCAGCAAGGACTGCGCGGTGGCGATGTGCCGCGCGGGCGCCCGCGAGGCTCTGTCCAAAGCCCTGGACAAGCACAGCACGGCTCTGTCGCTGGCGCCGGCCCTGCTGGACCTGGTGACTGACTGCGAGAAGTACGCCAGCCTCTACAAGAAGCTGACGACCAGCATCTTGTCCGGCTGCATCCAG CTGGTCCTGGGGCAGATTGAGGAGCACCGCCGGAGCCACCGGCCCATCAGCATCCCCTTCTTTGACGTTTTTCTGCACAACCTGTGCCGAG GCTCCAGCGTGGAGGTGAAGGAGGATAAGTGTTGGGAGAAGGTGCAGGTCTCCTCCAACCCCCACCGAGCCAGCAAGCTCACGGACAGAAACCCCAAGACCTACTGGGAGTCAAACGGCAGCACCGGCTCCCACTTCATCACTGTGCACATGCAGTGTGGTGTGGTGGTCAG ggagatGAGCATGCTGGTGGCCAGCGAGGACTCCAGCTACATGCCGGCCCGTgtggtggtgctggggggagACAGCCCTGCCGCCATCAGAACGGAGCTCAACGCG GTGACCATCCTGCCCTCGGACAGCAGAGTGATCCTGCTGGAGAACATGACCCGCTTCTGGCCCGTCATCCAGATCCGGGTGAAGCGGTGCCAGCAG GGCGGCATTGACACGCGGGTACGTGGCATCGAGGTGCTGGGTCCCAAGCCCACGTTCTGGCCCATCTTCAAGGAGCAGCTGTGCCGGCGGACGTTCCTCTCCTGCACTGCTCAGGCTCACGCCTGGTGCCAGGAGATCTGCCGGGACCGGGGGCAACTGCTGCAGCTCTTTGGCAG GCTGAACCGGGCGCTGCGGCACGAGCAGGGCTTCGCTGACCGCTTCCTTCCTGATGACGAGGCAGCCCGGGCCTTGGGCAGGACCTGCTGGGAGGCCCTGGTGACCCCCTTGGTGCAGAGCATCACCAGCCCAG ACCCCCAAGGCGTCAGCCCCCTGGCCTGGCTGCTGAGCGAGTACCTGGAGCGCGTGGAGCTACCCCGTCACGCCCCGAGCCGCGGCACTGCCTTTGGTTCCCGTGTGCGGCGCCTGACCCAGCTCCTGGTGCATGTGGACCCCGGCAGCCCCAAGCCAGAGGAGGCAAGGGCAGCTG gcaggaaggaggggaagaacaaGGAGGTGCCGACCAGGGCTGCGAAGGTGGCAGTGGAGAAGCCGAGCGGCCTGTGGGACATCTCACGGTGCTGGCGTGGCGTGGTGCAGCAGCAG GTGTGGCGGTTCCTGGAGGCGGCGGGGCAGGCGCCGGACCTCGTGGAGCGATACTGCAGGCTGTACCAGCGCCTGCGCGGCGCCACGGAGGAGCTCTTTGGGCAGCGGGCCGCCTTCGTGCTGGCTCTGGGCCAGGGCTTCGCAggggctttgctgcagctccCCTTCCTTGCTGCCCTGCAC GTGAGCGAGCAGTTTGCCCGCTACCTTGACGGGCAGGTCCAGGAGCTCCACGGGACTGCGGGCAGTGCAGAGCCGCTGCAGCGGCTGCAGCAGATCCTGGAGCCCTTTGTCGTCTTCAGTGGGCTGGAGCTCGCCCACACCTTCGAGCACTTCTACCG GCACTACCTGGGCGACCGGCTCCTGGCACAAGGGCCGTCTTGGCTGGAGGGAGCCGTCGTGGAGCAGATTGGGCTGTGCTTCCCCAGCCGCTTCCCCCAAGAGATGCTGAGCAACTTGGCTGAGTCGGAGGAGCTGCAGCGGCAGTTTtacctcttccagctgcaggagcaggacaggcGGCTGCTGGAGCTGGATGTGGGCCTGGACGAG GCAGGAGGGACGGCCTCGGTGGCAGATGTGCCAGAGGTGAAGGTGCTGGCCCTGTCCCCGCGCTGCTGGCCCGTTTCCCCGTTCTGCTACATGGATGAACCCAGGAGGTTTTTCTCGGTGGCGCTGAGCTCCCCTCTGGACGAGTTTGCCGACTTCTGCCGGCAGAGTGAGTGTGGTGGCAGCGGGCGTGGGTCTCACCAGGGAGtgctggggtgtgctgggagtGCCCGGCAGGGCTGGCCCCCGGCCCTGGTGCTGACGCTGGCTCTGGTAGGCCAgagccagcagggctgggggtgcacaaagcCACGGCGGTTGCAGTGGACGTGGCTGGGCCACGCTGAGCTGCATTTTGGCGACTGCGTCCTCCACGTGTCCACGCTGCAGATGTACATCCTGCTGCGCTTCAACAGTGCCGAG GAGGTGGCTGTGGAGGCCCTGCTGCAGGCTACGGGGctccctgctgagctgctgcaccaCGCGCTGACGCCGCTGACCCAGGGCGAGGGCGTCCTGGTGCGGAACTGCGCGCCGGGAG CTCCAGGTGCGCTGCGGCTGAACCAGGCGGCCCTGGCCCGTGCCTCTGGCCGCCACCTGAGGCTGCTGCCCCGGCAGAGGTACCTCCGGGCAGAGAGGGCTGAGGTCAGTGCCCTGGAAAGGAAGAGGAACGTCCTCTGCTGCCTCATCACCCGCATCCTCAAGGTGGAGAAGCAGCTCCACACTGACAACCTGGTGTTTAGG CGTGGATGTGCTGTCCTGTGTCCTGCACCTGCTGAACCAGGGCTATCTCCGGCGCCAGGAGGAGAGGCCTCAAGTCTTGGAATACATCTCTGCTGA